The genomic interval GATTCCGGCCGGCGCCTCTTGCATCATCGCGCACGTTAGGCACCCGCCGGGGTGCGCGCGCTGAACCTCGGAGGTTCCGGCGAGCGCCCTGCCGGAGCTCGTCGAACAAGCGGCGCGTGAGGACTTGAGCCCGCTCGCGTTTCTTGATGTCCTGCTCACGGGGCAGCTGGAACGAAAGACAGGCGGCGCGCGACGACGATGCTCAAGCGCTCGGGGCTCCCGCCAGGCTGAGGCTTTGAAAGGCATGGAGGGCTGAGGAACTCCTCGCCCTCCACGCGTCCGGCTTCCCGCTGTCTGCACGATGGTCGAACCAGGGACGAGCCATATCAGGCCGCCTTCGCTTTCCTGATACGATCCTGCTGCGCGGGATCCGTGAGCCACAGCACGCGCCGGCAGCAGCCAGCACGCTTTCGATCGATCCGTCCGGCAGCGCAGACGGATCAATCGGTGGCGCGTGATGTCAGGAACGCTGCGTCAACGCAGCCCGGAAAAAAGCGGATCGAAAGCCGGGTAGACCTCCTCCTTCTGCGGCGTACGAAGCGACGCCGCGGTCGTGATGTCGCGCAGGGTTGAGCAGTGACTTCCCACGCCTTGAGGAGCCGAATGTCGCGGAGCAGGGTAGCCGGCATCGGGGTACCTCAGGCAATGGGCTTGAGCAGTGCGCTCATTCGCGCGTTGAAGGCCGGCAGTTCCTTGTCGATGAGCACCTTGTAGGCGGCCTTGGCGCGTTCCAGGTCGGCCTCCAGCTCCTTGAGCGTCTGCATGGACGCGTCGGTCGGGCGCCAGTCGGCGCCGCCGGCCACGTCGCCGGCACCGCTCCCGATTTCTCCTGCCAGCCACAAGAGCGAGAGATACGTGCGGTACGTCTCCACGAACCACTTGTCGTCCGAGTGCAGGTCGTGGCGCGAAAGGAGGATGAGCTCGATGTCGAGCATCTTCTGGTCCATCTCCCTGAGCGCCTTGACCGCTGTCGCGTTGGAGGCGTTGGCCTTGAGCTGGTCCTCGATGTTCTTGCGCAGTACCTCGAGTTGGTTGACGACGTTGGCCGTCTCGGTGAGCCGGTCGCGTACGCGCACCTGCGCATCGGTGGATGCCACGAGGTCCACATCTTCTGTGGGGAGGTCGCTGGCCTTGAGGACGGTGAGCGGCTGCGTGTACACCTGGCCGCTGGCGCGTAGCGTCACCGTGTAACGCCCGGGTGAGCCCAGCGGTCCCTGGGTCTGCGGCTGCTGAATGCCCCAGTGGGCAATGGGGCGCGTGTCCTTTCCCTTGTAGGGCGGTTCGTCCCAGATGTATGGATTGTCGGGCGGCGACGTGCGCAGCGCCACCGCGACCGCCAGGTCGTAACGCAGGTTCCACGTGACGCGGTTGAGGCCCACATGGGGCTTCACCTTGAGCGTCCGCGCCAGCCGCCCCGCCGCATCGGTGATGTCGAGCATCACCACGGTGGTGTCGGCGGCTCGGAAGGTCAGGTCCACGCGCCCTTCTCGAGCGCGGCGGATGCCCGGTCGCGGGGCGAACAGAGTTGTACCGCCAGCAGCAACTCCCCCCTCCTGCAGTGCCTTGAGGTCGCGCAGTACCCAGAGCCCGCGCCCGTAGGTGGACACCACGGCATCGTTCCACCCCTTGGGGATCTCGATCCAGGTGACCGGTGCAGCAGGCAGTCCGGTCTGGTACTGCGTCCAGTGCGCACCGTCGTCCATGCTGTAGAAGAAGGCGTGTCCGGTCCCCGCCAGCAGCATTCCCTTGCGCTCGGGATGCTCGGCGACGGCGAGCACATAGTCGAGCGGGTGCGATGTCGGGAGGTCACCGACGATGCTCTTCCATGTCTGGCCGTAGTCACTCGTCTTGTAGAGGTAGGGGCGACGATCGTCGTTGGTGTGCAGGTCGACGACCATGTACGCCGTGGCAGCGTCGTGTGGCGACGGTTCGATCTTGCGGATCGTCCCCCACGCCGGCATACCGGTGACATTCTTCGACAGGTCGGTCCACTGGCCACCGCCGTTGCGCGTGATCCAGACCTTGCCGTCGTTCGTTCCAGCCCAGATGAGCCCCCGCTTGAGCTTCGACGGCGCGATGGCGAAGACCACTGAGCCGTAGAACTGTCCCAGGTTGTCGCTGATCACCCCGCCGCTCGGCTTGATCCTCGACGTGTCATTCAGGGACAGGTCGGGGGAGATGATGTCCCAGCTCTGCCCCTTGTTGTTCGTGCGGAAGATGACCTGGCAGCCGTAGTAGACCGTCTGCGTGTCGAACGGGTCGATGGCAAGCGGCGCGGTCCAATGACAACGGTACTTGATCTCGTCGGGCGGAGCGTCCAAGGTGATGCGATACGGCTGCACCGAGCGCGACGTTCGCGTCTTGTGGTTGTAGCGCGTGACCTTGTTACCGTAGCACGAGGCCCAGATGATGTCGGGATCATTGGGATCGGGAATGGTGAAGCCCGACTCGCAGCCTCCGATCCCCTCGTCCCAGTCGCGCGCGCCCTCAGTGGTCATCCCGTAGAACGTGGGCCCGGCCGGCCCCATGCCCGGCGTCCCGCGCTCATAACCGTCCGAGGGGCCGCGCATCGTCCCGTTGTCCTGACGGTTGCTGTACACCCAGTACGGAGTGCGGTTGTCCACCGCGACATGGTACATCTGCCCGTTGTTGAGCACGACGCGCCGTCGCTGCTTCATGTGCGACGTGGTGATGGTAAAGCCCACATCGTCGGTAAGACCGAAGTGGTCGGGATTGCTGGGCGAGATCCAGATGTCGTGCGTGTCACCGCCCCAGCGCGTGTCCTCGAACGTCTTCCCACCATCCATCGAGCGCCAGAACGACGAGTTGGCAACGTAGACTTCGTCCTGGTTACCGCTGTTCACAGCCACATGGTTGTAGTAGCCGGCCCGGCCGATCAGGGAGCGTTGCCAGCTCACCACCTGCCAGCTTGCACCGCCGTCGTCCGAGCGCCAGAGCGATCCCTGGTTGAGCGTCTGGATGAGGGCGAAGATGCGGTTGCTGTTGGACGGAGCGATGGCCACGCCCACCTTGCCGATCGTCGGCCTGGGAAGCCCGGGGTGTTCGACGCGCTTCCAGCTGCTGCCGCCGTTGCGCGTCATCCAGATACCGCTCCCCGGGCCGCCGCTCGTCATCCCCCACGACTTCATCACCACCTCCCACGTGCCCGCCACCAACACCTCCGGATCCTTCGCATCCATCGTGATGTCGGAGCACCCGGTGTTGGTGTTCACGAACAGCGACCGCGTCCAGGTGCTGCCGCCGTCGGTGGTCTTGTAGACGCCGCGCTCCTCCTGTGGGCCGTTGGTCCGGCCTAACGCGCAGACGTACACCACGTTGGCATCCCGCGGGTGCACGAGGATGCGGGCAATGCGCCCCGTCTCGCGCAGCCCCACGTTCCGCCAGGTGGCACCGGCGTCAGTCGACTTGTAAACGCCATCGCCCTGCACGTCGCTCTCGCGAATCGTCCACGCCTCACCCGTTCCCGCCCAGACGACGTTGCGATCGCTGGGCGCTACCGCCAGTGCGCCCACCGCCTGCACCGGCTGATCGTCGAAGATCGGGCGCCAGTTGGCACCGCCATCGGTCGTCTTCCAGATCCCGCCCGACGCCGAGCCGGCGTACCAGATCGCCGTGTCACCCTCCACGCCCGCAAGGGAGGCAAAGCGCCCGCCCGTCGCGGGGCCAAGGAACTCGAAGCGGTATGGCGCTGCCGTGATGGGCGCGTTGGGGTCGGCGGCCGGACGACGCTGGGCCTGCGCCGACGTGGCGATGAGGGCCGCGGACGCAAGGGCGAGCCGGGAGAGCTGCTGGAGCGGGCGAAGTTGGAGGGACATTCGAGCGAGACTTCCACTGGAGTGATGGGGGGAGCGAACGTATCGCACTGGCAGTGTACGCACTGGGGGAGCGTGGCGTTCGACGGATGCACCGCGCGCCGGGGCTCGACGGTCGAGCATGCCCGAGCGTTATGCGGATTGTGTCCGTCCGAATGATGTCCCCGTGTCTGGAATGCGGTGCTCCCGGCGAATCACGTTCTTGCCGCTCCGGTATTGCGACATCGCTGACCGGCACACATCAGCAGGATTCACCGTCGATGCAACCCACGC from Gemmatimonadaceae bacterium carries:
- a CDS encoding sialidase; the protein is MSLQLRPLQQLSRLALASAALIATSAQAQRRPAADPNAPITAAPYRFEFLGPATGGRFASLAGVEGDTAIWYAGSASGGIWKTTDGGANWRPIFDDQPVQAVGALAVAPSDRNVVWAGTGEAWTIRESDVQGDGVYKSTDAGATWRNVGLRETGRIARILVHPRDANVVYVCALGRTNGPQEERGVYKTTDGGSTWTRSLFVNTNTGCSDITMDAKDPEVLVAGTWEVVMKSWGMTSGGPGSGIWMTRNGGSSWKRVEHPGLPRPTIGKVGVAIAPSNSNRIFALIQTLNQGSLWRSDDGGASWQVVSWQRSLIGRAGYYNHVAVNSGNQDEVYVANSSFWRSMDGGKTFEDTRWGGDTHDIWISPSNPDHFGLTDDVGFTITTSHMKQRRRVVLNNGQMYHVAVDNRTPYWVYSNRQDNGTMRGPSDGYERGTPGMGPAGPTFYGMTTEGARDWDEGIGGCESGFTIPDPNDPDIIWASCYGNKVTRYNHKTRTSRSVQPYRITLDAPPDEIKYRCHWTAPLAIDPFDTQTVYYGCQVIFRTNNKGQSWDIISPDLSLNDTSRIKPSGGVISDNLGQFYGSVVFAIAPSKLKRGLIWAGTNDGKVWITRNGGGQWTDLSKNVTGMPAWGTIRKIEPSPHDAATAYMVVDLHTNDDRRPYLYKTSDYGQTWKSIVGDLPTSHPLDYVLAVAEHPERKGMLLAGTGHAFFYSMDDGAHWTQYQTGLPAAPVTWIEIPKGWNDAVVSTYGRGLWVLRDLKALQEGGVAAGGTTLFAPRPGIRRAREGRVDLTFRAADTTVVMLDITDAAGRLARTLKVKPHVGLNRVTWNLRYDLAVAVALRTSPPDNPYIWDEPPYKGKDTRPIAHWGIQQPQTQGPLGSPGRYTVTLRASGQVYTQPLTVLKASDLPTEDVDLVASTDAQVRVRDRLTETANVVNQLEVLRKNIEDQLKANASNATAVKALREMDQKMLDIELILLSRHDLHSDDKWFVETYRTYLSLLWLAGEIGSGAGDVAGGADWRPTDASMQTLKELEADLERAKAAYKVLIDKELPAFNARMSALLKPIA